CCAACGTCGACCGCACGAACTACTTCCAGAACGTGCCGAAGGCGGCGCTCGACTACGTGCTCTTCCTCGAGTCGGATCGCATGGGCCATCTGCTCTCGGCGATCGACCAGGCCAAGCTCGACGAGCAGCGCGGCGTGGTGCAGAACGAGAAGCGGCAGGGCGAGAACCAGCCGTACGGACGCGTCTTCAGTCTGCTCTCCGAGCAGACCTACCCCGCCGGCCATCCCTACTCCTGGCCGGTGATCGGCTCGATGGCCGACCTCGACGCCGCTTCGCTCGCCGATGTCCAGGAGTGGTTCAAGACCTACTACGGGCCGAACAACGCGGTGCTGTCGATCGCCGGCGACGTCACGCTCGACGAGGTGAAGGCGAAGGTCGAGAAGTACTTCGGCGACATCCCGCCAGGGCCGCCGATCGGCCGCCACGAGCGTTGGGTAGCGAAGATGAGCGGCGAAAAGCGCGCCATCCTCGAGGACCGCGTGCCGCAGGCGCGGCTCTACATGGTGTGGAACGTGCCCGGCATCGGCACGCCCGAGCTCGACCGGCTGCAGCTCGCCGCCTCGATCCTCTCCGAGGGGAAGAGCTCGCGCCTCTACAAGCGGCTGGTCTACGACGACCAGATCGCCACCAGCGTCGCGGTGTTCGCGGCCGGGCGCGAGATCGGCGGGCAGGTGATCCTGCAAGCCACGGTCAAGCCGGGCGGCGACCTCGCGGCCGTCGAGAAGGCGGCGCGCGAAGAGCTCGCGCGCTTCCTCGAGCAGGGGCCGACGCCGGTCGAGCTCGAGCGCGCCCAGACCTCCGCCTACTCCGGCCTGGTGCATGGGCTCGAGCGCATCGGCGGCTTCGGCGGCAAGTCCGACGTGCTCGCCACCGGCCTCGTCTACACCGGCGATCCGTACGCCTACAAGAAGAGCCTGGCGACGAAGCTGGCGGCAACACCGGCGGACGTTCGCGAGACGGCCGCGGCCTGGCTGTCCGACGGCGTGCACCTGCTCGAAGTGCATCCGTTCGCCAAGCTCGGTGCCGCCGGTCGCGGTGTCGATCGCTCCGCTCTCCCTCCGGTGCCGGCTCCGGCCTCGCCGAGCTTCCCGGCGGTGGAGCGCGCCAAGCTCGCCAACGGTCTCGAGGTGGTCGTGGCGCGACGCACCGGCGTGCCGACGGTGGAGCTCGACCTGATCGTCGACTCCGGCTACGCCGCCGACGCGGGCGGCACGCTCGGAACGGCGGCGCTCGCCGTCGAGATGCTCGACGAAGGCACCACGACGCGCTCGGCGCTTCAGATCTCAGACGAGCTCGAACGGCTGGGCGCGTCGCTCGAGACCGATTCCGGGCTCGACAGCGTCGACGTGTCGCTCTCCTCGCTCACCGAGAACCTCGACGACTCGCTCGCTCTCTTCGCCGACGTGGTGCTCCATCCAAGCTTCCCGCCCGCCGACTTCGAGCGCATCCAGAAGCAGCAGCTCGC
This genomic window from Holophagales bacterium contains:
- a CDS encoding insulinase family protein; the protein is MRQLSIVLLALVAISALAAPLAATAPPPAAKAAPRTIPDVPYERFTLANGLTVLFHRDTKAPIVAVNVWYHVGSKNEKVGKTGFAHLFEHLMFNGSQNFNDDYFKAVEKVGATDLNGTTNVDRTNYFQNVPKAALDYVLFLESDRMGHLLSAIDQAKLDEQRGVVQNEKRQGENQPYGRVFSLLSEQTYPAGHPYSWPVIGSMADLDAASLADVQEWFKTYYGPNNAVLSIAGDVTLDEVKAKVEKYFGDIPPGPPIGRHERWVAKMSGEKRAILEDRVPQARLYMVWNVPGIGTPELDRLQLAASILSEGKSSRLYKRLVYDDQIATSVAVFAAGREIGGQVILQATVKPGGDLAAVEKAAREELARFLEQGPTPVELERAQTSAYSGLVHGLERIGGFGGKSDVLATGLVYTGDPYAYKKSLATKLAATPADVRETAAAWLSDGVHLLEVHPFAKLGAAGRGVDRSALPPVPAPASPSFPAVERAKLANGLEVVVARRTGVPTVELDLIVDSGYAADAGGTLGTAALAVEMLDEGTTTRSALQISDELERLGASLETDSGLDSVDVSLSSLTENLDDSLALFADVVLHPSFPPADFERIQKQQLAAIQREKVNPSAMGLRVLPALLYGAGHAYAVPFSGTGTEKSVASLTRDQLVAFHRTWFKPGNSTLVVVGDTSLAALAPKLEKLFSGWAPGEVPKKNVANATVAPRKEIYLIDRPGSQQSVIFAGLLAPPKKSPADTALQAFNYALGGTFTSRINMNLREDKHWSYGARMTMPDARGLRPYFVSAPVQGDKTKEAVAEVARELAGIVGEKPYTADELAKAKTGLTLTLPGRWETNGAVLGSLAQQVQFGLPADYFATYPAAVQALDVAAVESAGKAVIDPARVVYLVVGDAKQIEEGLRSLSLGDVRRLDADGNPLPAN